The following is a genomic window from Daphnia magna isolate NIES linkage group LG4, ASM2063170v1.1, whole genome shotgun sequence.
CTATAGTCCTTTACGGGAAACTATAGACGTTCTTATGAAATTTTCcataataaattcttgtttttttacttgaaaaattATGTGTCTTTAATGATCTACAGGGATTTTCCATTACTGCCCGGATTCAATCAAGTGGTGCAAGTTGTAAAGCTTTTAACAGTGGTCTGGCGCCGAATCGCACGAGGTACTTAATACTTGCACGTTCTTGAATTAATGGCCGAAGCAAGCCAAATTGCGGTTGGCCATTGAATTACGCAATTAAAGGTTTGAGAGAGGGTTCCTTTCGGTGATGGATTTGAGCTGCcattcaaaacgaaaaaaaaaattatggtgCGTACTACATTCAATGAAGGCAAAGTCCTGAATTTACCTCATCCAACTGGTGATAATGGACAGCCAAGTAAGTATTTACTATTCATCTAAAGTCCAACATCAagagtgaaaaagaaaaactaatcTCACTTACATAGTTTAATGTAAATCCCATAGATGGTGCGTACATAGGATGCATATACAAGACATCAAAAAGACATTAAACAAACAGCACATGGAAGTTCTCGAGTAATTGAATCAAACGTTGTACATTAATAATGATTCTACTTGGAATCGGTCAATGACTTAGTGTGTAATAACTGCCATGGGGATGGAGTAACGCCTTTTTCAACTTTCTACATGAAAGGAAATGTGAAGCATATTAGGAAGCAGAAGTTAGTAAATGTTGAACAGGGGAATTCCCACGTATAATTCAAGAATAACACAGATTCAGCGTGCAACTTTtgcggggaaaaaaacaaatcaacccgaaatgggaaaaaaagttCAATAGCCGAAACACCCAATCGCCCTTCTACGGCATCTCttaacaataaataagaatgCGGATTACTGTACTTCCGTTGCGTTTCCGCCATCATGAATCACACGATCAGATTGACGGCCCTATAGCAATCTCGTCTTTTTTATGATAGATTGGTAGACGAAAACCGACATATTGTCGCTTGAAGGAGAAACGACCGTTCCTTTCACGCTTAGgtatcttttgtttaataggataaagtgaaaaaaaaaaaatagatagtGAAGGGACCGCCTCTAGCGGTTTTCAAACACTGCGCTGTTGTGCCCATCCCACCCAACCGCTGCAAGCGCCAACTTGCGGTTATATTATCAACTTGTTCTTCTGTTGGGTGGGTATACCTTTTAGCCGCTAGCACGCACACtgcacacacatacacacgcaAATCTGGCTAGGGCCATTTTTGacgtttaaaaagaattctgCTCGTCAATCGacagtttgttttaaattcGATTAGCTGGAGTAAATGGTAGACGGTCTGTGAGGAGAATTTCGGTGTGTTCATCAAGTTTTGTGTGCCTGTCTAAACTGATGGAACTTTGACTTGGGGACTTCACTTTTTCCCAAGGCCGTTGACCACCGAACGACACACCGAAACTGACGAAAAAtgttcaaaatattcaaaggATGTAATCGCCAGGTCGAATATGTGGATAAGCGTCACTGTTCTTTACCGAGCGTCCCTGAAGATCTCTGGCGTTATTCAAGAAGTCTAGAAGAGCTCTTACTTGATGCCAATCACATTAGAGATTTGCCCAAGGTAAGCTTTTTAACATCCTGTTGATGTGTTAGTCACCGATGGAAGATTCTTTACCATGTATAGGTCAGAAATTGCGCAAGAATAATGACATTTATCAACCTTTCTCTTTTCCCTAGAATTTCTTCCGGCTTGCAAAGTTACGAAAGCTCAGTCTCAGTGACAATGAAATCCAGAGGATTCCACAAGATATTCAAAACTTTGAAAACTTAGTGGAGTTAGATGTCTCTAGAAATGGTAAGATTTAGTTTTCAGATTAAAGGCTGAACACATCTTGTTTCATGTAACGATAAACAGAGACAGGACTGTTCTTGTGTCAATACTTGTCTGTTTGTCAATGTGTATTGTTTGTTATGTCTCCAGTAGATTAAAAATAGCTTGTTTTGTTCTACAAATTGAATCACTTCTTTTTGGTACAAACAGAAAATAGTTCTTTTCCAACTGTCACAAACATTTTGTGTAGAAAAATACCATTCAAATTTTTGGCCCTGTATGAACATCTCTTGTAGTAGTAACCATGGAGAATACTCTACCTTATTTGAACTGTAATCTGCCCCGTGCTATCAGCCGTGATTTCAAAGCTCTCTCTTTATTGTTGATAAGAGCAGTGGAGGCTTTTTTAAACGCATTTTAGGGTCAAAATCTGtcgttaaaaaatttattctttcCGTTACAGATATATCTGACATTCCGGAAACGATCAAGCATGTTAAGGCTCTGCAAGTGGCTGATTTCAGTAGCAATCCAATACCCAGATTACCCGCCGGATTCGTTCAGTTGAAGAACCTCACCATCCTTGGACTAAATGATATGTCCCTGAGTTCACTTCCTCTCGATTTTGGAAGGTAGGTCCTGttggaataaaaaaaggaaagtcgATTCCTGTGCCAGGAAAAGGCAATTTAATCTGATATTGAGGCTGACGCGCGTTTGTCGTGTAACATACGTCCTTATTGTCGTGTCCGGTCTCTCCCTTTTCAGCTTCTTGGCTATCATTGCTACTGGACTGCATGTCAATTGCACAGTATCCCTTATTTTGTATTCATTGGATGACAccactctttcttttttcttttttgttgttgaaatgttGACATAGTCTGAGTAATCTACAAAGCGTGGAGCTGCGAGAGAATTTGTTGCGAACTTTGCCCGAGTCCATGTCTCAACTGACCAAACTTGAGAGGCTGGACTTGGGAGATAATGACATTGAAATTTTGGTAAGTTGCCATcacatttctttattgtttttattagaTCTCTTTGATCAATGCCGTTGAATTAAAATTATCTATTTTTTCATGCACGTTAGCCGGCACATATTGGCAATATGCCCTCTTTGACGGAACTTTGGCTCGATCACAACCAGTTAGCTCAGTTACCCAAAGAGCTGTGCCAGTTGACCAATCTGGCTTGTTTGGACGTCTCTGAAAATCACTTAGAGAGCATGCCGGAAGAGATCGGTGGCTTGATTTCTCTTACGGACCTGCATCTTTCACAGAACTTCCTCGAATCCCTTCCAGATGGAATCGGTGCCCTCTCCAAGCTAACTATTTTAAAAGTGGACCAGAATCGGCTGACGACACTGAACTATGCCATCGGAAAGTGAGTCTCCTTTTGTTAAAAATAAGCCTTAATGATCCTTCTTTACACGCGCCATGTTACGTAGGTGCGTTGCACTGCAAGAACTTATCCTTACGGAGAACTTCCTGACGGAATTGCCAACTTCTATAGGCAATCTGACCAAATTGACTAATCTAAATGTTGATCGTAATCGGCTTCATGAATTGCCGGTTGAAGTGGGCCATCTGGTCTGCCTAAATGTTTTGTCGCTGCGTGAGAATAAACTTCATTTCTTACCCAACGAACTGGGCGATTGTGGCGAACTTCACGTTCTCGACGTGTCCGGCAACCGGTACACAATTTTATGCAAATCGCACTGAGTCAATGCCTTCTAattggcttttgtttttttttagacttCAATATCTGCCCTTTTCGTTGACTAGCTTGAATCTGAAAGCTATTTGGCTGTCAGAAAATCAAGCCCAGCCGATGCTCACCTTCCAAACGGATATCGATGAACATACAGGCGAACAAGTGCTCACCTGCTTTTTGCTTCCTCAACTCGAATACCAAAACGAACAACAAGGTATGACTTGcaatcaagtttttcttttgggcTATCACTTCGTATTCGTGcttttccttttgttgttgctttcatcttattttttttcttttgtttcattcgtGACTTGTGggcttcttatttttttctctcttccttGATGTTGTCGTGACGGAAGGAGCCCCTGCGTTGCTAAGACGCTGGGGTGGCAATGGACCTATCGGGTGGCGGGCAAACGTTTCTCCTTGGTTTCGTTCGCCTTTATTCGATTCTAGTTTCTCCATAGATGACTTAACTTTCGGTACCGTGAACCACACGATCATTCCATATACGCCTCGTTCTTTTGCACGTTAGTTTAACCCCCTACTGGCCCTCCAAAGTTTTACTAATCCATCACCATCGCGTGATGGTTGAAAATTCTCTTCATAACATGCCGgagtcattttttttctaaaactAACTAATCCGATTAGAACTGCGAAAGGAATTTCAGGAATTCAGTGTCGGTGTTGGGTGGAGTGGTGAATGTTATTTGTGGATATTGTCATAGCTGTGCGCTGCAAATGGCGAACGCTTTAATTAAAACAAGCTGCACCGGCACCTCCTCCCCTCGGACCCCTTTCCCCCCTCAATCCCTACCCTCACTCACCAATCCTGCGCACTACCTTTGGgggatgtgtgtgtgtgtgtgtcgtttttttttgtttgtttgtttgtatttGTGTGCATTCTAATTCCGCACCCGCACACCCCACGTCCTGGTTCTGGTCCTGGCTCATCAGATTCGTTGGTCGAAGGCCGACTTTATCGGTCTGGCACGCGATTCTCGAACGAGCAGCTTCACGAGCACTTGCATCAACAGCAGCTGGATGATGGCTCCGATTCTGACCATTTAGTGGCCTCAGTGTCTTCACCCCCAATGATGTCGCAGACGGACGCAGACAGTGACACAGCCGATCCCAACCGGACTTCTTTCGTCAAATTCGCTGAGGATTCCGATGGAGATGATGACAAGGAGACACCGTTCGTCCGTCATAATACGCCTCATCCCAAGGACCTTAAAGCCAAAGCTCAGAAACATTTCAAAGGCAAGAAAATCGATGGCAAAGTGGTCCATCACGATGAGCAGGATGGACTTAAAGAAGGAGAAGCTTTCAAACCGGATCGCACTGCACAAGAATTGCCTTATCGGCGTTCATCTCCTTTGCCGCCTCTCCAATTGATCGACTTGCCCGACCGCGATGTTGAACCCCCTGGTCGTAGTGGACCAGTTTTTCCTGCTGAACAATACGACGACCACAGACAAACGTCCTCGCCTTCCCCAGTTCCAGAGCCACATGAAAAAGCTGTTGCCTTTGTTGACCAATACGAACATAGAAGCATTGAAGAGGCTGATGAAAACGAAGAGGTACttagttttgtttatttttttttccgtgcGTTATTTTAAGATGTTTATGGGTTGGAAAGGATTTTGATGGAGGCGATGAGCGAGTCCCGCATGAAAAGTCGAAATTATCACGACGTGATACGCCTCActacttgaaaaataaacgaattcACGAACCGATGGACAAGGAGAAAGCTATGGCCTTGATCACGAACGCTCTCAAGAAACAAGAGATGACTCAGCATCAACCACACCAACTGTCGACGTCATCGAACCAGTcggaagatgaagaagatcgTCTGCCCACCCCTCCTCCGTTACCAGACGTAAGTCGTCATCGTTATTCAGTTCTCGATAGCATTTCAATCAACCGTTTGCGATTCCTTTTAGGACGAGTCTGTTGATAACGAACAACAAGTGGAACTCTTGGAAATTCAGTACGAGATACACATCGAAAGAACAACTAGTGGTCTGGGACTAAGCATCGCAGGCGGCAAAGGTTCCACGCCTTACCGCGGTGATGACGAGGGTATCTTCATATCTAGAGTGACGGAAGGTGGACCAGCCGAGATGGCTGGGTTAAGAGTTGGTGATAAACTAGTGGCCGTTAATGGCATGTCGTGCATCGACGTGGATCACTACGAAGCGGTGGACATTTTAAAAGCTGCCGGTCCTAGTCTGGTGGTGCATTTTATTAGAGAGGTGACCCGACTTGTTCCGCCCGCAGGCGAAGAGGAggagcagcagcaacagcacgAACAGCCTGAATTGCGAGAATCAGAAAAGCCCGCCTCACCGATGATAACAGAGCCCTCTGTGTTGCCACCGAAACCTGCTCCTAGAATGTCAATCGGCTCGAGTTCCAGTCTGCAAGGTGTCAGAGAGATGGATAAGCCGATATCAAATGGCGTGCCAAACCCTGCTCCCCGACTCAGCTTTACTCAGTCCCAAGCACTGGCAGCTAATCAAGTCCATTCCGAGACGACAGACCATCAACGTCCGCAGTCACCCCCCGCTAATCCAATGGTGCCCAGTAAATCTATTATTCCTTCATCGGCCCCCATTTCCGCTGCTGCTCCTGCCCCGGTGCTTTCTTCTTATCTTGGCAGCTTATCATCGCAAGTTGTTCGTCCTGCTTCACAGCCTCCCCCACCGCCTAATCAGTTGCACAGTGTGCCTACCGAAACTGgtacaaaacaacaaaatgggCTGGAACTAAGGAAGGAGCGAGTGTACATTACGCTCTTGCGAGACCACACGGGTTTGGGTTTCAGTATCTCAGGAGGAAAAGGAGGCAATCCTTACAAAGATGGATCCGACGTAAGTACCCACAAaatacgttttttatttttattgcgtCGTTTCTTTTATTGTACGTGTAATTGTATATTTATATAGTCAGTGTACGTGTCTCGCATTATGGAAGGCGGGCCGGCTGAAAAAGA
Proteins encoded in this region:
- the LOC116919968 gene encoding protein lap4 isoform X5; amino-acid sequence: MFKIFKGCNRQVEYVDKRHCSLPSVPEDLWRYSRSLEELLLDANHIRDLPKNFFRLAKLRKLSLSDNEIQRIPQDIQNFENLVELDVSRNDISDIPETIKHVKALQVADFSSNPIPRLPAGFVQLKNLTILGLNDMSLSSLPLDFGSLSNLQSVELRENLLRTLPESMSQLTKLERLDLGDNDIEILPAHIGNMPSLTELWLDHNQLAQLPKELCQLTNLACLDVSENHLESMPEEIGGLISLTDLHLSQNFLESLPDGIGALSKLTILKVDQNRLTTLNYAIGKCVALQELILTENFLTELPTSIGNLTKLTNLNVDRNRLHELPVEVGHLVCLNVLSLRENKLHFLPNELGDCGELHVLDVSGNRLQYLPFSLTSLNLKAIWLSENQAQPMLTFQTDIDEHTGEQVLTCFLLPQLEYQNEQQGAPALLRRWGGNGPIGWRANVSPWFRSPLFDSSFSIDDLTFVASVSSPPMMSQTDADSDTADPNRTSFVKFAEDSDGDDDKETPFVRHNTPHPKDLKAKAQKHFKGKKIDGKVVHHDEQDGLKEGEAFKPDRTAQELPYRRSSPLPPLQLIDLPDRDVEPPGRSGPVFPAEQYDDHRQTSSPSPVPEPHEKAVAFVDQYEHRSIEEADENEEDFDGGDERVPHEKSKLSRRDTPHYLKNKRIHEPMDKEKAMALITNALKKQEMTQHQPHQLSTSSNQSEDEEDRLPTPPPLPDDESVDNEQQVELLEIQYEIHIERTTSGLGLSIAGGKGSTPYRGDDEGIFISRVTEGGPAEMAGLRVGDKLVAVNGMSCIDVDHYEAVDILKAAGPSLVVHFIREVTRLVPPAGEEEEQQQQHEQPELRESEKPASPMITEPSVLPPKPAPRMSIGSSSSLQGVREMDKPISNGVPNPAPRLSFTQSQALAANQVHSETTDHQRPQSPPANPMVPSKSIIPSSAPISAAAPAPVLSSYLGSLSSQVVRPASQPPPPPNQLHSVPTETGTKQQNGLELRKERVYITLLRDHTGLGFSISGGKGGNPYKDGSDSVYVSRIMEGGPAEKDGKLKIGDHVISINGVDVEGARQDQVVAMLTGLERFVRLVVERESWLPPSHLKSPKMFGTPRPYTSLYSPNSYMANRPNYAGLSSLPTSPLIGSMSSPLTTSSPSVNQSARQQFLAASPERKSGNVEPSPLPTAKNAVALPSGEEMPKHVTNEQFQAMIPAHFVHPEPQPPGSSIVINVKQPDPVGGALSEFQFPAVPTQLGQVTETITKSTLTETIVTRITNNKLGALPIIIEDVILQKGAGPLGLSIVGGNDHSCVPFGADDPGVFISKVIPEGVAAKTMRLRIGDRILKVNGRDVSKASHQDAVQALMEPTAELILTVQHDPPPKGLQELTIYRNEGEKLGMNIKGGLRGHPGNPLDKHDEGVFISKINHGGAARRDGRLKVGMRLLEVNGISLLGASHQESVNSLRTCGDVIHLLICDGYDAAEVERLQSEGILTREAKSTSESVSSLDRVGEETNHVNPIQGDDNHEDGSCDREEPEIVKVTGSSLPVSPTLGDRDKTSEKVLDAVRAAEMLVSNMVPKSPGPNRVDMKTTTIVMSKHTLAPQTSTDAMPPPATPAVAKTAPTGAGLTGPSPDKMTFSAKKRFFEKEIEETVTPAVKPERRFSFLSEDEVNKLKQEEERKIANLTSEQLLNLSRLDDVDEEDEDEAEADEPHVEPVAVAVTVTTAPSAQHPSIVRTAKAEKRLKDKLTREGLELSEEEKMLSPTEQRALQARKRAAWREARLKSLEQDAMQAEMVIKRMSEYNQSADNSSGSLSSSLRTATNPSDCSDDNGNNNRDIPDYTNNNEQIDPENNVQGRIEEEDEEEDADVDNSDQAGLGGMGNMATSTTNNGRRKKKSKKSKNR
- the LOC116919968 gene encoding protein lap4 isoform X6 — encoded protein: MFKIFKGCNRQVEYVDKRHCSLPSVPEDLWRYSRSLEELLLDANHIRDLPKNFFRLAKLRKLSLSDNEIQRIPQDIQNFENLVELDVSRNDISDIPETIKHVKALQVADFSSNPIPRLPAGFVQLKNLTILGLNDMSLSSLPLDFGSLSNLQSVELRENLLRTLPESMSQLTKLERLDLGDNDIEILPAHIGNMPSLTELWLDHNQLAQLPKELCQLTNLACLDVSENHLESMPEEIGGLISLTDLHLSQNFLESLPDGIGALSKLTILKVDQNRLTTLNYAIGKCVALQELILTENFLTELPTSIGNLTKLTNLNVDRNRLHELPVEVGHLVCLNVLSLRENKLHFLPNELGDCGELHVLDVSGNRLQYLPFSLTSLNLKAIWLSENQAQPMLTFQTDIDEHTGEQVLTCFLLPQLEYQNEQQGAPALLRRWGGNGPIGWRANVSPWFRSPLFDSSFSIDDLTFVASVSSPPMMSQTDADSDTADPNRTSFVKFAEDSDGDDDKETPFVRHNTPHPKDLKAKAQKHFKGKKIDGKVVHHDEQDGLKEGEAFKPDRTAQELPYRRSSPLPPLQLIDLPDRDVEPPGRSGPVFPAEQYDDHRQTSSPSPVPEPHEKAVAFVDQYEHRSIEEADENEEDFDGGDERVPHEKSKLSRRDTPHYLKNKRIHEPMDKEKAMALITNALKKQEMTQHQPHQLSTSSNQSEDEEDRLPTPPPLPDDESVDNEQQVELLEIQYEIHIERTTSGLGLSIAGGKGSTPYRGDDEGIFISRVTEGGPAEMAGLRVGDKLVAVNGMSCIDVDHYEAVDILKAAGPSLVVHFIREVTRLVPPAGEEEEQQQQHEQPELRESEKPASPMITEPSVLPPKPAPRMSIGSSSSLQGVREMDKPISNGVPNPAPRLSFTQSQALAANQVHSETTDHQRPQSPPANPMVPSKSIIPSSAPISAAAPAPVLSSYLGSLSSQVVRPASQPPPPPNQLHSVPTETGTKQQNGLELRKERVYITLLRDHTGLGFSISGGKGGNPYKDGSDSVYVSRIMEGGPAEKDGKLKIGDHVISINGVDVEGARQDQVVAMLTGLERFVRLVVERESWLPPSHLKSPKMFGTPRPYTSLYSPNSYMANRPNYAGLSSLPTSPLIGSMSSPLTTSSPSVNQSARQQFLAASPERKSGNVEPSPLPTAKNAVALPSGEEMPKHVTNEQFQAMIPAHFVHPEPQPPGSSIVINVKQPDPVGGALSEFQFPAVPTQLGQVTETITKSTLTETIVTRITNNKLGALPIIIEDVILQKGAGPLGLSIVGGNDHSCVPFGADDPGVFISKVIPEGVAAKTMRLRIGDRILKVNGRDVSKASHQDAVQALMEPTAELILTVQHDPPPKGLQELTIYRNEGEKLGMNIKGGLRGHPGNPLDKHDEGVFISKINHGGAARRDGRLKVGMRLLEVNGISLLGASHQESVNSLRTCGDVIHLLICDGYDAAEVERLQSEGILTREAKSTSESVSSLDRVGEETNHVNPIQGDDNHEDGSCDREEPEIVKVTGSSLPVSPTLGDRDKTSEKVLDAVRAAEMLVSNMVPKSPGPNRVDMKTTTIVMSKHTLAPQTSTDAMPPPATPAVAKTAPTGAGLTGPSPDKMTFSAKKRFFEKEIEETVTPAVKPERRFSFLSEDEVNKLKQEEERKIANLTSEQLLNLSRLDDVDEEDEDEAEADEPHVEPVAVAVTVTTAPSAQHPSIVRTAKAEKRLKDKLTREGLELSEEEKMLSPTEQRALQARKRAAWREARLKSLEQDAMQAEMVIKRMSEYNQSADNSSGSLSSSLRTATNPSDCSDDNGNNNRDIPDYTNNNEIDPENNVQGRIEEEDEEEDADVDNSDQAGLGGMGNMATSTTNNGRRKKKSKKSKNR
- the LOC116919968 gene encoding protein lap4 isoform X1, which translates into the protein MFKIFKGCNRQVEYVDKRHCSLPSVPEDLWRYSRSLEELLLDANHIRDLPKNFFRLAKLRKLSLSDNEIQRIPQDIQNFENLVELDVSRNDISDIPETIKHVKALQVADFSSNPIPRLPAGFVQLKNLTILGLNDMSLSSLPLDFGSLSNLQSVELRENLLRTLPESMSQLTKLERLDLGDNDIEILPAHIGNMPSLTELWLDHNQLAQLPKELCQLTNLACLDVSENHLESMPEEIGGLISLTDLHLSQNFLESLPDGIGALSKLTILKVDQNRLTTLNYAIGKCVALQELILTENFLTELPTSIGNLTKLTNLNVDRNRLHELPVEVGHLVCLNVLSLRENKLHFLPNELGDCGELHVLDVSGNRLQYLPFSLTSLNLKAIWLSENQAQPMLTFQTDIDEHTGEQVLTCFLLPQLEYQNEQQGAPALLRRWGGNGPIGWRANVSPWFRSPLFDSSFSIDDLTFVASVSSPPMMSQTDADSDTADPNRTSFVKFAEDSDGDDDKETPFVRHNTPHPKDLKAKAQKHFKGKKIDGKVVHHDEQDGLKEGEAFKPDRTAQELPYRRSSPLPPLQLIDLPDRDVEPPGRSGPVFPAEQYDDHRQTSSPSPVPEPHEKAVAFVDQYEHRSIEEADENEEDFDGGDERVPHEKSKLSRRDTPHYLKNKRIHEPMDKEKAMALITNALKKQEMTQHQPHQLSTSSNQSEDEEDRLPTPPPLPDDESVDNEQQVELLEIQYEIHIERTTSGLGLSIAGGKGSTPYRGDDEGIFISRVTEGGPAEMAGLRVGDKLVAVNGMSCIDVDHYEAVDILKAAGPSLVVHFIREVTRLVPPAGEEEEQQQQHEQPELRESEKPASPMITEPSVLPPKPAPRMSIGSSSSLQGVREMDKPISNGVPNPAPRLSFTQSQALAANQVHSETTDHQRPQSPPANPMVPSKSIIPSSAPISAAAPAPVLSSYLGSLSSQVVRPASQPPPPPNQLHSVPTETGTKQQNGLELRKERVYITLLRDHTGLGFSISGGKGGNPYKDGSDSVYVSRIMEGGPAEKDGKLKIGDHVISINGVDVEGARQDQVVAMLTGLERFVRLVVERESWLPPSHLKSPKMFGTPRPYTSLYSPNSYMANRPNYAGLSSLPTSPLIGSMSSPLTTSSPSVNQSARQQFLAASPERKSGNVEPSPLPTAKNAVALPSGEEMPKHVTNEQFQAMIPAHFVHPEPQPPGSSIVINVKQPDPVGGALSEFQFPAVPTQLGQVTETITKSTLTETIVTRITNNKLGALPIIIEDVILQKGAGPLGLSIVGGNDHSCVPFGADDPGVFISKVIPEGVAAKTMRLRIGDRILKVNGRDVSKASHQDAVQALMEPTAELILTVQHDPPPKGLQELTIYRNEGEKLGMNIKGGLRGHPGNPLDKHDEGVFISKINHGGAARRDGRLKVGMRLLEVNGISLLGASHQESVNSLRTCGDVIHLLICDGYDAAEVERLQSEGILTREAKSTSESVSSLDRVGEETNHVNPIQGDDNHEDGSCDREEPEIVKVTGSSLPVSPTLGDRDKTSEKVLDAVRAAEMLVSNMVPKSPGPNRVDMKTTTIVMSKHTLAPQTSTPIAPRANLGEAGLTEEGEAMSPSPSPLPGRLTPTAIRHSGLDHPSDRSGSSNGNSPIPPIVQDAMPPPATPAVAKTAPTGAGLTGPSPDKMTFSAKKRFFEKEIEETVTPAVKPERRFSFLSEDEVNKLKQEEERKIANLTSEQLLNLSRLDDVDEEDEDEAEADEPHVEPVAVAVTVTTAPSAQHPSIVRTAKAEKRLKDKLTREGLELSEEEKMLSPTEQRALQARKRAAWREARLKSLEQDAMQAEMVIKRMSEYNQSADNSSGSLSSSLRTATNPSDCSDDNGNNNRDIPDYTNNNEQIDPENNVQGRIEEEDEEEDADVDNSDQAGLGGMGNMATSTTNNGRRKKKSKKSKNR